One Helicobacter ganmani genomic region harbors:
- a CDS encoding flagellar hook-basal body complex protein: MVGAFYNGISGIRTHQFGIDSTSNNIANVNTVGYRANLPEFKSLFATSMSYVNANSPISNDYNYGSTIGSNAINANDGTYVSAEGDFNVAYSGKGWFVVGLNKNGAFDINAPVYNGTQQNYFTRDGSFSLDGEGYLVNSSGYYMYGINLGKIAADGTMTGTNNLEGDYAGLSGSNLQPLQIPKNLTYKPTLTTEVGLSINLNRTQNPKGIGNLKDENDNFSMDKFLTQDLNALMNAKGELLDPKNYKDINISLERGGVTTKYTFTYGGAENGFKTIGELMNLIKEQTGLTLGLKLDSEGNPSDCSLYLSNGGMQDVKVSINGKLADKLGLKSSNNNLESAFGSAIQGFVDNTEYQNQALVKYNGMIFQKNGDGIANGNPLDNPDGWTLVDSSGVPAYQGAQAKEYKQDELVISEGKVYRKLTNDVTEVTNPITGEVTIAAPEEDAANWEEVANATLGEVQEYTAGTTYAQDSIVSYNGILYRKTNGAGDTNPAEDNRGWSILSVASISSTQLQVPTYETNTEIYSDSGEKFILKTQYILVEQANRDVTPEVLERWEVRSSIYDGVGKVMISENPTISEITFNDDGSANAEIFEVPFNGGNVRVDLTQSADGKTSSNFAYADSDTKSTTQDGTAAGTMKDIVIDENGIIMVNFTNGKLEPIGRFGVAAFVNDQGLSKVGGNLFQMNARTINGETAVVSGPPLLAWEEGGLAALKYGKVLDHMLETSNADTGTALTDLIVYQRGYQMSAKSITTADQLMQEAIQLKRN, from the coding sequence ATGGTCGGTGCATTTTATAATGGAATTAGTGGAATTAGAACCCATCAATTTGGGATTGATTCCACTTCTAATAATATCGCAAATGTTAATACGGTGGGTTACCGCGCAAATTTACCAGAGTTTAAAAGTCTTTTTGCAACAAGTATGAGTTATGTGAATGCAAATTCTCCAATTTCTAATGATTACAACTATGGTTCTACCATAGGCTCTAATGCTATCAATGCGAATGATGGGACTTATGTTAGTGCAGAGGGAGACTTTAATGTTGCTTATAGTGGCAAAGGTTGGTTTGTCGTTGGGCTTAACAAAAATGGTGCTTTTGATATTAACGCGCCAGTTTATAATGGAACACAACAAAATTACTTTACACGTGATGGCTCTTTTAGTTTAGATGGTGAGGGTTATTTGGTTAATTCTAGTGGCTATTATATGTATGGGATTAATCTAGGTAAAATTGCAGCTGACGGAACAATGACGGGCACAAATAACTTAGAGGGAGATTATGCAGGACTTTCTGGTTCTAATCTACAACCTTTACAAATTCCCAAAAATCTTACTTATAAGCCTACTTTAACAACAGAAGTGGGATTGTCTATCAACCTAAACCGCACACAAAATCCTAAAGGAATCGGAAATTTAAAAGATGAGAATGATAATTTTAGTATGGATAAATTCCTTACTCAAGACTTGAATGCGTTAATGAACGCTAAAGGAGAGTTACTAGATCCTAAAAATTATAAAGATATTAATATAAGTCTTGAGAGAGGAGGAGTTACGACAAAATACACTTTTACTTATGGTGGAGCAGAAAATGGCTTTAAAACAATAGGCGAATTAATGAATCTTATCAAAGAACAAACCGGTTTGACTTTGGGCTTAAAGCTAGATAGTGAGGGGAACCCTAGCGACTGCTCTTTGTATCTTAGCAATGGGGGAATGCAAGATGTAAAGGTAAGTATTAATGGCAAGCTTGCAGACAAATTGGGATTAAAGTCTAGCAATAATAACTTGGAATCTGCTTTTGGTAGCGCAATTCAAGGCTTTGTGGATAACACAGAATATCAAAATCAAGCACTTGTAAAATACAATGGTATGATTTTCCAAAAAAATGGAGACGGAATCGCTAATGGGAATCCTTTGGATAATCCTGATGGTTGGACGCTTGTAGATAGTAGCGGAGTACCTGCTTATCAAGGAGCGCAAGCAAAAGAGTATAAACAAGATGAACTTGTCATCAGTGAAGGTAAAGTTTATAGAAAATTAACAAACGATGTAACAGAAGTGACTAATCCAATCACAGGAGAAGTTACGATTGCTGCTCCAGAGGAGGACGCAGCAAATTGGGAAGAAGTCGCCAATGCAACCTTAGGAGAAGTGCAAGAATATACCGCAGGGACAACTTACGCGCAAGATTCTATTGTGAGTTACAATGGAATCTTGTATCGCAAAACCAATGGTGCGGGGGATACCAATCCCGCAGAGGATAATAGGGGTTGGAGTATTCTAAGTGTCGCAAGCATTAGCAGCACGCAACTCCAAGTGCCTACCTATGAGACAAACACTGAGATTTATAGTGATTCTGGTGAGAAGTTTATTTTAAAAACGCAATACATTTTAGTGGAACAAGCAAACAGAGATGTAACGCCTGAAGTGTTAGAGCGTTGGGAAGTGCGAAGCAGTATTTATGACGGAGTTGGAAAAGTAATGATTAGCGAGAATCCTACGATTAGTGAAATTACTTTTAATGACGATGGAAGCGCAAATGCTGAAATCTTTGAAGTGCCTTTTAATGGCGGAAACGTGCGTGTGGATTTGACGCAATCTGCTGATGGCAAAACTTCAAGCAACTTTGCTTATGCGGATTCTGATACAAAATCTACTACACAAGATGGTACTGCAGCGGGCACAATGAAAGACATTGTGATTGATGAAAATGGAATCATTATGGTGAATTTCACAAATGGCAAATTAGAGCCAATCGGACGCTTCGGGGTGGCTGCATTTGTGAATGACCAAGGATTGAGTAAAGTGGGTGGAAATCTCTTTCAGATGAATGCACGCACGATTAATGGAGAAACTGCTGTTGTCAGCGGTCCTCCGCTACTTGCTTGGGAAGAGGGTGGATTGGCAGCCTTGAAATATGGAAAAGTTTTAGACCATATGCTTGAAACAAGCAACGCAGATACAGGAACTGCTTTAACCGATTTGATTGTCTATCAAAGAGGCTATCAAATGAGTGCAAAATCTATTACAACTGCCGACCAACTAATGCAAGAGGCAATTCAACTTAAACGCAACTAA
- the flgD gene encoding flagellar hook assembly protein FlgD, with the protein MSSTTATGLNGNYQQPQTTSNTSRSSGTESAKENEWKNPLDDKEIPKDESTTGGNSLSNEAFMRLFLEQLKNQDPTAPMETQEILTQTAQLTQVEAQEKMKAAMEKMTSAMESMQETNEKTIEAQEKMIESQKKMLESLGLLSDSIQDSNILSGYNAIGVIGKIAETGLNTITLEKNETTKFSLYFDEPIDASKGDPKITIVTKKVTTGSDGKESEEKTIVKEISLKDYDGQSGWIDFEWDTKDSGGSYVKAGDYTISAEYNLDATTNKYLSTELGRGEVQSVLYDKGVPYLKLGEMVIPITYAHTFQPKS; encoded by the coding sequence ATGTCATCAACAACTGCAACAGGACTAAATGGAAATTACCAACAACCTCAAACTACAAGCAACACAAGTCGTTCAAGTGGAACAGAGAGTGCAAAGGAAAACGAATGGAAAAATCCATTAGATGATAAAGAGATTCCCAAAGATGAAAGCACAACCGGTGGAAACTCATTGTCTAATGAAGCGTTTATGCGATTGTTTTTAGAACAACTTAAAAACCAAGACCCAACTGCTCCAATGGAGACACAAGAGATTCTAACTCAAACTGCGCAACTCACACAAGTGGAAGCGCAGGAAAAAATGAAAGCCGCAATGGAAAAAATGACAAGCGCAATGGAATCTATGCAAGAAACAAACGAAAAAACTATTGAAGCACAAGAGAAGATGATAGAATCCCAAAAGAAAATGCTAGAATCTTTAGGCTTGCTCTCTGATAGTATTCAAGATAGTAATATTTTGAGTGGTTATAATGCGATTGGCGTAATAGGAAAAATTGCAGAGACAGGTTTAAATACAATCACGCTTGAGAAGAATGAGACAACAAAATTTAGCCTTTACTTTGATGAGCCTATTGATGCAAGTAAAGGTGATCCAAAGATTACTATTGTTACAAAAAAGGTTACCACAGGTTCAGATGGAAAAGAATCTGAAGAAAAAACGATTGTTAAAGAAATCAGTCTTAAAGATTATGACGGGCAAAGTGGTTGGATTGATTTTGAGTGGGATACAAAAGATAGTGGTGGTAGCTATGTAAAAGCTGGGGATTATACGATTAGTGCAGAATATAACTTAGATGCAACAACTAACAAATATTTAAGCACAGAACTTGGACGTGGTGAGGTGCAAAGTGTGCTCTATGACAAAGGTGTGCCTTATTTGAAACTTGGTGAAATGGTAATTCCAATTACTTACGCACATACTTTTCAACCTAAAAGTTAA
- a CDS encoding flagellar hook-length control protein FliK gives MLPLIDIEQVNQKSVIKTSNAQNVSESEGGGFAEIFNFLSMDKNSKKSETKSKKTSQNSLEIPQELNKFSKNSSQQSNILKSLDEKYNLSKKFVESQKTESRNKNVKINISNNTQDTLPTKTTLKSARDLLEFSKTQTQEVKTLKDLNKVAEDLKLNIQKINLQKDNTNQEIKFKGVPKREMLLDKQILKTNENVKTNTANPKVTQKESKESLNILSNLLQDKELLNKESSKDSKASPNKTDFKAENKESLNVKNSTQNLKKEEKNHKDSQNVENLTTTKEKIESKTDFKAENKESLNVKNSTQNLKKEEKNLKDSQNVENLTPTKEKIESKTDFKTKEAENLEAKNKLQKTEIKNAQEKEKVKAKNIKESPDKPTESLQAKAQEPSKEIPKQEVGKQDFVVKNEIKQEEKVKEKTNQEEMLKESQNTKVASQSKATQESLRNPFTLKEQKEVKESFLKEEKEDKRNIKNSKTTTTQSLNTLGNAFKEENIKQDIKQQDIFLENLLKTTEKSAQSSKETSKEAMLEVSKENTEKKAKINQEIYQASTQAQVENRLSVQNTFLHFSDKLREALQNYRPPITRLSLELNPENLGSVELTITKRGENVSVQITSNQTALQLFMQNAQEFKNSLSNLGLNDVNLEFKDNAGNLLDNGDFNGSNGGNSGGFGGQNQGENPRKEQNLTQNSDENSQNTQKWNENSLHIYKEVNNPYAKVALVEINFSYYA, from the coding sequence ATGCTTCCTTTAATAGATATTGAACAAGTCAATCAAAAAAGTGTCATCAAAACTTCAAATGCCCAAAATGTAAGCGAAAGTGAAGGCGGGGGATTTGCCGAAATTTTCAATTTTCTAAGTATGGATAAAAATTCTAAAAAATCAGAGACTAAATCCAAAAAAACTTCTCAAAATTCTCTAGAGATTCCACAAGAGCTTAATAAATTTTCTAAAAATAGTAGCCAACAAAGCAATATTTTGAAGAGTTTAGATGAAAAATACAATCTTTCTAAAAAATTTGTAGAATCGCAAAAGACGGAATCACGGAATAAAAATGTAAAAATAAATATCTCAAATAATACACAGGATACTTTGCCTACAAAGACAACTTTAAAAAGCGCAAGGGATTTGTTGGAATTTTCAAAAACTCAAACTCAAGAGGTAAAAACTCTAAAAGATTTGAATAAGGTTGCGGAGGATTTAAAGTTAAATATCCAAAAAATTAACTTGCAAAAGGACAACACTAATCAAGAGATAAAATTTAAAGGTGTGCCTAAGCGAGAAATGCTTTTGGATAAGCAAATTTTAAAAACAAATGAAAATGTAAAAACAAATACTGCAAATCCAAAAGTAACACAAAAAGAAAGCAAGGAATCTTTGAATATTTTAAGCAATCTCTTGCAAGATAAAGAATTGCTTAACAAAGAATCGTCAAAAGATTCTAAAGCTTCTCCAAACAAAACAGATTTTAAGGCAGAAAACAAAGAATCTTTGAATGTTAAAAATTCAACACAGAATCTTAAAAAAGAGGAAAAGAATCATAAGGATTCTCAAAATGTAGAGAATTTAACGACAACAAAAGAAAAAATAGAATCCAAAACAGATTTTAAGGCAGAAAACAAAGAATCTTTGAATGTTAAAAATTCAACACAGAATCTTAAAAAAGAGGAAAAGAATCTTAAGGATTCTCAAAATGTAGAGAATTTAACGCCAACAAAAGAAAAAATAGAATCCAAAACAGATTTTAAAACAAAAGAAGCGGAGAACTTGGAAGCGAAAAACAAATTACAAAAAACAGAGATTAAAAATGCACAAGAAAAAGAAAAGGTAAAAGCGAAAAATATCAAAGAATCCCCTGATAAACCCACAGAATCTTTGCAAGCTAAAGCACAAGAACCTAGTAAAGAGATTCCCAAACAAGAGGTAGGCAAGCAGGATTTTGTAGTGAAAAATGAGATAAAACAGGAGGAAAAGGTAAAAGAAAAAACTAATCAAGAGGAAATGCTTAAAGAATCCCAAAATACAAAAGTAGCTTCACAAAGCAAAGCGACACAAGAATCTTTGCGGAATCCTTTTACTCTTAAAGAACAAAAGGAAGTCAAAGAATCTTTTTTGAAAGAAGAGAAAGAGGATAAAAGAAATATAAAAAATTCAAAAACCACCACAACACAGAGTCTCAATACTCTTGGAAATGCGTTCAAAGAGGAAAATATAAAACAAGACATCAAGCAGCAGGATATTTTCTTAGAAAATCTGCTTAAAACTACTGAAAAATCTGCGCAAAGTTCAAAAGAAACTTCCAAAGAGGCGATGTTGGAAGTAAGCAAAGAGAATACAGAGAAAAAAGCAAAAATCAATCAAGAGATTTATCAGGCAAGCACACAAGCGCAGGTAGAGAATCGTTTGAGTGTGCAAAATACTTTCTTGCATTTTAGCGATAAGCTAAGAGAAGCATTGCAGAATTATCGCCCGCCCATTACTAGGTTGTCCTTAGAGCTCAATCCAGAAAATTTGGGAAGTGTGGAGCTTACGATTACTAAACGCGGAGAAAATGTCTCTGTGCAAATCACTTCCAATCAAACCGCTTTGCAACTCTTTATGCAAAATGCGCAAGAATTTAAAAATAGCTTGAGCAATTTGGGCTTAAATGATGTCAATTTAGAGTTTAAAGATAATGCAGGGAATCTTTTAGATAATGGAGATTTCAATGGTTCTAATGGAGGAAATAGCGGAGGATTTGGCGGACAAAATCAAGGGGAGAATCCTCGCAAAGAGCAGAATTTGACACAAAATTCTGATGAAAATTCGCAAAATACTCAAAAGTGGAATGAAAATAGCTTACATATTTACAAAGAAGTGAATAACCCTTATGCCAAAGTGGCACTTGTGGAGATTAACTTTTCATATTATGCTTAA
- the typA gene encoding translational GTPase TypA, translating into MQEIRNIAVIAHVDHGKTTLVDGLLRQSGTFANHEQIDERVMDSNEIEKERGITILSKNTAINYKGTKINIIDTPGHADFGGEVERVLKMVDGVLLLVDAQEGVMPQTKFVVKKALALGIRPIVVVNKIDKPAAQPDRVIDEVFDLFSAMGANEEQLDFPVVYAAAREGYAIKELEDEKKNLEPLFDAILEYVPLPSGESTNPLQIQIFTLDYDNYVGKIGIARIFNGKIRKGENVMLAKSNGEKVTGKITKLIGFYGLARTEIEEAKAGDIIALAGFHSINVGDSIVDINNPIPLDPMHLEEPTMSVNFAVNDSPFAGLEGKHVTANKLKERLEKEMQTNIAMKIEELGEGKFKVNGRGELQITILAENLRREDYEFSISRPEVIVKEIDGEKCEPFESLVIDTPQDYAGSVIEKLGRRRAELKAMNPMGEGYTRLEFEIPARGLIGYRSEFLTDTKGEGVMNNSFLEFRPFSGSVETRGNGALISMENGEATPFSLGNIQERGVLFIPPQTKVYIGMIIGEHSRENDLDVNPIKAKHLTNMRASGSDEAIKLTPPRDLNLERALEWIEEDEILEVTPKNIRIRKKILDPTQRKRKSK; encoded by the coding sequence ATGCAAGAAATCAGAAATATTGCGGTGATTGCGCACGTAGACCACGGAAAAACTACCCTAGTAGATGGACTACTTAGGCAGTCTGGAACTTTTGCAAACCACGAACAAATAGATGAACGTGTAATGGATAGTAATGAGATTGAAAAAGAAAGAGGAATCACGATTCTATCGAAAAATACTGCAATTAATTATAAAGGAACAAAAATCAATATTATTGACACTCCCGGACATGCTGATTTTGGAGGAGAAGTAGAACGCGTCTTGAAAATGGTTGATGGCGTGCTATTACTTGTAGATGCACAAGAGGGAGTAATGCCACAGACAAAATTTGTCGTCAAAAAGGCACTTGCGCTTGGAATCCGACCCATTGTGGTTGTCAATAAGATTGACAAACCCGCCGCACAACCTGACCGCGTGATTGACGAAGTGTTTGATTTGTTTTCGGCAATGGGAGCAAATGAAGAGCAATTAGATTTTCCAGTAGTTTATGCCGCTGCGCGCGAAGGATACGCAATAAAAGAATTAGAAGATGAGAAGAAAAACCTAGAACCGCTTTTTGATGCGATTTTAGAATATGTGCCTCTGCCAAGCGGAGAAAGTACAAATCCTCTACAAATTCAAATCTTTACCCTTGATTATGATAACTATGTGGGTAAAATTGGAATCGCTAGAATCTTCAATGGCAAGATTAGAAAAGGCGAAAATGTAATGCTTGCAAAAAGCAATGGAGAAAAAGTAACAGGTAAAATCACCAAACTAATTGGGTTCTATGGCTTGGCTAGAACGGAAATTGAAGAAGCCAAAGCGGGAGACATTATCGCCCTTGCAGGATTCCATTCTATTAATGTTGGAGATTCCATTGTGGATATCAACAATCCGATTCCACTTGACCCTATGCACTTAGAAGAGCCGACAATGAGTGTAAATTTTGCAGTCAATGATTCTCCTTTTGCAGGATTAGAGGGCAAACATGTAACGGCAAACAAATTAAAAGAACGGCTAGAAAAAGAAATGCAAACAAACATTGCAATGAAAATTGAGGAGCTAGGCGAAGGAAAATTCAAAGTCAATGGACGTGGAGAATTGCAAATCACGATTCTAGCCGAGAATTTGCGCCGAGAAGATTATGAGTTTAGTATTTCGCGCCCCGAAGTCATCGTCAAAGAAATTGATGGGGAAAAATGCGAACCTTTTGAATCCTTAGTTATTGATACACCTCAAGATTATGCCGGCAGCGTGATTGAAAAATTAGGACGCAGAAGGGCGGAACTAAAGGCAATGAATCCTATGGGAGAAGGTTATACACGACTAGAATTTGAGATTCCAGCGCGTGGGTTAATTGGCTATAGGAGCGAATTTTTAACCGATACAAAAGGGGAAGGTGTGATGAATAATAGTTTTTTAGAATTTCGCCCCTTTAGTGGAAGCGTAGAAACAAGAGGCAATGGTGCGCTTATCTCAATGGAAAATGGTGAAGCAACACCCTTTTCGCTAGGAAATATCCAAGAAAGAGGAGTTTTATTTATCCCACCACAAACTAAAGTTTATATTGGTATGATAATTGGCGAACATAGCCGAGAAAACGATTTAGATGTGAATCCCATCAAGGCAAAGCATTTAACTAATATGCGCGCAAGTGGCAGTGATGAGGCGATTAAACTCACACCACCAAGAGATTTAAACCTAGAGAGAGCATTAGAATGGATTGAAGAAGATGAGATTTTGGAAGTTACTCCCAAAAACATTAGAATCCGCAAAAAAATATTAGACCCGACACAAAGAAAAAGAAAAAGTAAATAA
- a CDS encoding ribonucleoside-diphosphate reductase subunit alpha has translation MLTVIKRNGRIEPLDVTKIQKYTRDSVVGLEGVSQSELEVDAKLQFRDKITTQEIQQTLIKTAVDKIDIDCPNWSFVAARLFLYDLYHRINGFNGYKTLREYLELGENENRIVKGMKEKFDLERLNKKIDTNRDLQFNYLGIKTLYDRYLLKDKKGNPIELPQHMFMGIAMFLAQNEQDPNFWAEQFYDLLSKFEVMAATPTLSNARTPRHQLSSCYIGSTPDNIEGIFDSYKEMALLSKYGGGIGWDFSKIRGLGSFIDGHRNAAGGVIPFLKITNDIAIAVDQLGTRKGAISVYLEPWHSDIFDFVDIKKNSGEERRRTHDLFPALWIPDLFMKRVQEDGLWNLFDSLTCSDLTNLYGKAFEARYIQYEQDPNIPKETIKAKDLWKKILTNYFEVGSPFLCFKDNANYANPNSHTGIIRSSNLCTEIFQNTEPNECFIRVEYEDGTIEDFSEYQEVITDCGIKKPSNKITSIDSIRGKKVFIAQRESSDGKTAVCNLASVNLSKIHTKEDIERVVPIAIRMLDNVIDLNFCPNRKVKVTNLNNRAIGLGVMGEAQMLAEARIEWGSDQHLAKIDEIMEMISYNAIQASCHLAQEKGVYSEFIGSEWSKGIFPIDKANNEAKKLIDRGGLFGFVYDWDILREEVKTKGIRNGYLMAIAPTSSISILVGTTQTIEPIYKRKWFEENLSGLIPVVAPNLSLDNWNYYISAYEIDQRLLIKAAAIRQKWIDQGQSTNIFMALNLASGKYLNEIYMLAWKLGLKSTYYLRSQSIEAESNTDAIDRSIECEGCQ, from the coding sequence ATGCTAACTGTTATCAAAAGAAATGGACGCATTGAACCACTAGATGTAACCAAAATCCAAAAATACACGCGTGATTCCGTTGTAGGGCTAGAAGGCGTTTCTCAAAGTGAATTAGAAGTTGATGCGAAGTTGCAATTTCGCGACAAAATCACTACACAAGAGATTCAGCAAACACTGATTAAAACCGCTGTAGATAAAATTGACATTGATTGTCCTAATTGGAGTTTTGTTGCAGCAAGGCTCTTTCTTTATGATTTATACCACCGCATTAATGGCTTTAATGGCTATAAAACCTTGCGCGAATACCTAGAACTAGGCGAAAATGAGAATCGCATCGTCAAAGGAATGAAAGAAAAATTTGATTTGGAACGATTAAATAAAAAAATTGACACAAACAGAGACCTGCAATTTAATTATTTAGGCATAAAAACGCTTTATGATAGATATTTACTAAAAGACAAAAAAGGCAATCCCATTGAATTGCCACAACATATGTTTATGGGAATTGCTATGTTTTTAGCCCAAAATGAACAAGACCCAAATTTTTGGGCAGAACAATTTTATGATTTGCTTTCTAAATTTGAAGTTATGGCAGCCACCCCTACACTTTCAAATGCTAGAACTCCTCGTCATCAACTAAGCTCTTGCTATATTGGAAGCACGCCAGACAATATTGAAGGAATTTTTGATTCCTATAAAGAAATGGCACTTTTGAGCAAATATGGCGGTGGAATCGGTTGGGATTTCTCCAAAATTCGTGGGCTTGGAAGCTTTATTGATGGGCATAGAAATGCAGCGGGTGGAGTGATTCCTTTTTTGAAAATCACGAATGACATTGCCATTGCAGTAGATCAGTTAGGCACAAGAAAAGGTGCAATTTCTGTTTATTTAGAGCCATGGCATAGTGATATTTTTGATTTTGTGGATATTAAGAAAAATAGCGGGGAAGAAAGACGTAGAACACACGATTTATTCCCAGCACTTTGGATTCCCGACTTGTTTATGAAAAGAGTGCAAGAGGACGGCTTATGGAATCTCTTTGATTCACTCACTTGTTCAGATTTAACCAACCTTTATGGCAAAGCGTTTGAAGCGCGCTATATTCAATATGAACAAGACCCAAATATCCCTAAAGAAACAATTAAAGCAAAGGATTTATGGAAAAAAATCCTCACAAATTATTTTGAAGTTGGTTCTCCTTTCTTGTGTTTTAAAGATAATGCAAATTATGCAAATCCAAACTCACATACAGGAATCATTCGTAGCTCCAATCTCTGCACAGAGATTTTTCAAAATACTGAACCCAATGAATGTTTTATCCGTGTAGAATATGAAGATGGAACGATTGAGGATTTCTCTGAATATCAAGAAGTCATTACAGATTGTGGCATCAAAAAACCCTCCAACAAAATTACTTCCATTGACAGCATTAGAGGCAAAAAGGTTTTCATTGCGCAAAGAGAATCTAGCGATGGCAAAACTGCGGTGTGTAACCTCGCCTCTGTCAATCTTTCTAAGATTCACACCAAAGAAGATATTGAACGCGTTGTTCCTATTGCAATTAGAATGCTAGACAATGTAATTGATTTAAATTTCTGCCCCAATCGTAAAGTCAAGGTAACAAATCTCAACAATCGCGCGATTGGTTTAGGTGTAATGGGGGAAGCACAAATGCTAGCAGAAGCACGCATTGAATGGGGAAGCGACCAACACTTGGCAAAAATTGATGAAATAATGGAAATGATAAGCTACAATGCAATCCAAGCAAGTTGTCATCTTGCGCAAGAAAAGGGAGTTTATAGCGAATTTATTGGTTCAGAATGGTCTAAAGGAATCTTTCCAATTGACAAGGCAAATAATGAAGCAAAAAAACTTATTGACCGCGGAGGGCTTTTTGGATTCGTTTATGATTGGGATATTTTGCGCGAAGAAGTCAAAACCAAAGGGATTCGCAATGGCTATTTAATGGCGATTGCCCCGACAAGCTCTATTTCTATTCTTGTTGGCACAACACAAACGATTGAGCCAATCTATAAGCGTAAATGGTTTGAGGAAAACCTAAGCGGTTTGATTCCTGTTGTTGCCCCAAATTTAAGCTTAGATAATTGGAATTATTACATCTCTGCGTATGAGATTGACCAACGCTTACTTATCAAAGCCGCTGCGATTCGTCAAAAATGGATTGACCAAGGACAAAGCACAAATATTTTTATGGCTTTAAATCTTGCAAGCGGTAAATATTTGAATGAAATTTATATGTTAGCGTGGAAATTAGGCTTGAAATCCACTTATTATTTACGCTCTCAAAGCATTGAAGCAGAAAGCAACACAGACGCGATAGACCGCAGCATTGAATGTGAGGGTTGCCAATAA
- a CDS encoding PhoH family protein gives MKKSYLIDTSIILDDVENLFFLHQNGENAIFICDVTLSELDKKKDLSNETGFFAREFFRNLGDFASTSSFNPMENDKIHTFYFTIHHQKIPLQMIHRPNYKTKFQDYGLNDARILEIAKDYHFVLLTNDISLKVYALSLNLSSQSLLRDRIENPQAIEFLNHFQIHKSNIKENLEHNAAFAALKNWSLIEISEQDNTENSLYLTGRKHYGIKLDNSFYPLDFDARLEEDKLYINPINLEQKFLYTLLTHPKNRITICSGATGSGKTLIALQAGLHLLKKGVVNGIVYLRNTITANDKEAELGFRKGDENQKLHYFMYPLFSAINFMITKMQKESLAKRIEYRGEANSIQSQEATEYFLNKHNIEVLDIAHARGVSIAKKFVIFDEAQNASNATIKLIGTRMAEDSRIVFLGDPMQIDHPYLSKYRNGLISLLKKAKQDDFLAGIVLHQTIRSEIASWFEENF, from the coding sequence GTGAAAAAATCTTATCTAATTGATACTTCAATTATTTTAGATGATGTAGAGAATCTCTTTTTCCTCCACCAAAATGGAGAAAATGCAATCTTCATCTGTGATGTTACCTTAAGTGAATTGGACAAAAAGAAAGATTTAAGTAATGAGACAGGATTCTTTGCGCGAGAATTTTTTAGGAATCTAGGGGATTTTGCTTCCACTTCTTCATTTAATCCTATGGAAAACGATAAAATCCACACATTTTATTTTACGATTCATCATCAAAAAATCCCATTACAAATGATTCATAGACCCAATTATAAAACCAAATTTCAAGACTATGGATTAAACGACGCGCGTATTTTGGAGATTGCCAAAGATTATCATTTTGTGCTACTTACAAACGATATCTCCCTCAAAGTCTATGCGCTTTCACTTAATCTTTCTTCACAATCTCTTTTAAGAGACAGAATAGAGAATCCCCAAGCCATTGAGTTTTTGAATCATTTTCAAATCCACAAAAGCAATATTAAAGAAAATCTTGAGCACAATGCGGCATTTGCTGCACTCAAAAATTGGAGTTTGATTGAGATTTCCGAACAAGACAACACCGAAAATAGCCTCTACCTCACAGGTAGAAAACATTATGGCATTAAACTAGACAATAGCTTTTATCCTTTGGATTTTGATGCGCGTTTAGAAGAGGATAAACTCTATATTAATCCAATTAACTTGGAGCAAAAATTTCTTTACACGCTTCTAACGCACCCCAAAAACAGAATCACAATTTGTAGCGGCGCGACAGGAAGTGGCAAAACACTCATTGCTTTGCAGGCAGGATTACATTTACTAAAAAAGGGCGTCGTCAATGGAATCGTTTATCTGCGCAATACTATCACCGCAAACGATAAAGAGGCAGAACTTGGATTCCGCAAAGGTGATGAAAATCAAAAACTTCATTATTTTATGTATCCTCTTTTTAGTGCAATTAACTTTATGATTACCAAAATGCAAAAGGAATCTCTTGCCAAACGCATTGAATATCGCGGAGAAGCAAACAGCATACAAAGTCAAGAAGCCACAGAATATTTCTTAAACAAACACAACATTGAAGTGCTAGACATTGCCCACGCACGCGGGGTGAGCATTGCCAAAAAATTTGTCATTTTTGATGAGGCGCAAAATGCCTCTAATGCAACCATTAAGCTAATTGGGACAAGAATGGCGGAAGATTCTAGGATTGTCTTTTTAGGCGACCCTATGCAGATTGACCACCCTTATCTTAGCAAATATCGCAATGGACTTATTAGCTTGCTAAAAAAAGCAAAGCAGGACGATTTTCTTGCAGGCATTGTTTTGCACCAAACTATTCGCAGTGAGATTGCTAGTTGGTTTGAAGAAAATTTCTAG